A genome region from Ammoniphilus oxalaticus includes the following:
- a CDS encoding helix-turn-helix domain-containing protein, with protein sequence MIGDRIRKLRLDRGLSLSELAERADVAKSYISSIERNLQTNPSLQFLEKISAVLGVAVDSLILDSESVDPNDLDREWTELVREAMSSGVSKEQFKEFLEYNRWKQDQSKGD encoded by the coding sequence TTGATTGGAGACCGTATTAGGAAACTCAGGTTGGATAGAGGCTTGTCGCTCTCAGAACTTGCAGAACGAGCAGATGTTGCTAAATCGTATATCAGTTCTATTGAGCGAAATTTACAAACGAATCCATCGCTGCAGTTTTTGGAGAAGATTTCCGCCGTATTAGGGGTAGCTGTGGATAGTCTGATTCTAGACTCAGAATCAGTAGACCCAAATGATTTGGACAGGGAGTGGACGGAGTTAGTCAGGGAGGCCATGTCCTCAGGAGTATCCAAAGAACAGTTTAAGGAATTTCTTGAGTATAACAGGTGGAAACAGGATCAATCAAAGGGTGATTGA